From Candidatus Bathyarchaeota archaeon:
TAGACCTCAAAAAACGCGAAGGCAAACTCGGCTGGATCATAGGCGGCAAAGACGCCTCTCAAAAGAAACTCACCAAAATCGCGCCCCTAAAAAGGTCGCCTGCCGACTATGATTTGTTGGTTATTGGGACGCCGATTTGGGCTTGGGCACCTACACCAGCCGTTAGAACATACATCAGCCAAAACGACTTAACGGGCAAGAAGGTTGCTTTGTTTTACACTTTCGGTTCAGACATGAAAC
This genomic window contains:
- a CDS encoding NAD(P)H-dependent oxidoreductase, whose translation is MKSLVVYYTRTGTTRFVAQTIAAELGADLEEIVDLKKREGKLGWIIGGKDASQKKLTKIAPLKRSPADYDLLVIGTPIWAWAPTPAVRTYISQNDLTGKKVALFYTFGSDMKQAAERTKALLTNANVVSELPLVDPMGKKEETEQKIAEWCTLLKQF